The genomic region CGGATTGTACTTCGATGGGCAATTGTCGACCGGACATGTATTTGCCGAATATCCGGGGTCGCCAAATCCATCACCATCTGTGTCGGTGCATTCGTCGCAAACATCGCCAAGACCATCTCCATCAGCATCCGACTGAGTCGGATTCGGGACGGACGGGCAGTTGTCAAGTATGCATGTATTATTGGGATATCCCGGATCGCCATAGCCGTCGTCGTCAAGGTCGGTGCAGACATCGCAGCTATCACCGATTCCGTCGCTGTCTGCATCTTCCTGATCCGGATTCTGGACCAATGGGCAGTTATCCAATGCATCGATAATGCCGTCTTCATCCGTGTCCGCAGTCGATTCACACTCAAACGCGGAGACTTCGAGATCATCGATATTCCAACCGCAATACTGCCAGGAGCCATCTGATGTGCCCATGGTGAAACGGACATAGACAGTAGCCTGGCCGTCAGCGATAGATGATATATCGAACTCTTGGTAAGTCCATGCAGCGTCGCTGACTTCTCCAGAATTCTCCCATATCGTCGTCCAGGTGCTGCCATTCGTGCTGACACGTACGTAAGCATGGTCATATGAAGGCTGTTCTACTCCGAGCCAGCGCCAGAATTTGAAGCTCACCCCGCTCATGGCGCTGCAGTCCATTACCGGACTTGTAAGATGCCTCTCCGGCATGCTATTTTCATAGTCGCCGTTCAGATTATAAGCAAAGCATTTGGGGCTGTTGTGGCCTCCAACAGGATCGGGATTGCCATACTGACCGCCACCGCCTGTCGGGGCACCGCGAGCCCAAAGGCCGCCGGACACCGTCCAGCCCTTATCAGTCTCGAAATCGTCCTCAAATGCAACCGAAATCTGCGTCGCAGCAAAAGTGACATATGATGCCGCTGGAGCATACTGGGGATCGCTGACAGTGCCGTAACCGGTTGCCTCGGCGCTCACGTACCAGTTGATAGTCTGCAGGCATTCTACCGCAGGCATCATGAACTCATATTGGTTCGGGGCCAGTTCAGTGATTGTTCCGGCCTGATATGCTCCTCCATCGATCGAATAGTAGAAAGCACCAGTACCCGGCACCGGATCGGCAGAGATCGATGTAACATTGAACAGTACCGGTGTTTCGACATTCGGAAACACGTAGGCAGGCTTACCACTTGGATATACGAACTCGATGAGTGCAAGGTCGGGACAATCCATATTGTGGGCGCTAAATCCCGCGCAGATTTGATTGTAGTTCGGGGTGCCGTTCCCGAGGTTCGCGTCATCATCGTCGAGCGTCAGGAAGTCGATCGTGATCTGGGGCGTGATTTCCGTGCCGCTGTGCAGCAGGATTGAGTTGATCGTCAGATTAGCAAGCGTGTCCATGTATGTGGTAGGATATTTCCAAACAAGCGCATTCCGGGTATCCCAGATGCAAGCGGAAAGCAACTGACCGCAGTCATGAATGCTTCCGCTGCATGGATACTGATAGTCATTGTCGGCGTTCCTGAGCGGCTGCGAACATTGTCCGTCGCCATAGAATCCGTAGCCAAGCCCGGGATCGTCAGAGTCCAGGATTGAAATACAGTCACTCATGCCCTCACCATACTGTCCCTGACCACTGCCGGCAACTTCGATAAGATGGTGGCCATACTCATGGTGGATAACACTCTGCCATGCCGTATTCGGATACTGACCGCCGGCGCTGCAGAAATTGATCGAATAGTCCCAACTATCATACCAGGCATTTCCGGGGCAGTAGCCGTCGGTGCGGTTGACGTACACATCCATCTCAGTATGAGTCGAGACATCAGGATAAGTCGGGTTGAACTTCATTACGCGATCACGAACCACATTCGCCTCGACATAGGCATTTACCTGCGCCCTGTAAGACTCCGTATTCATTGAATTGTGCACGAAATCAGCGTGCGCGGGAGGTGTGATCGACATGGTCAGTTCGGCATCGGCACCGGTATAGTTAAACACTCTAAACCACTGGCCCCAGATCTTCGATGATACATCGTAGGGAGGTGAACCAAAGTTCTCAATAAAGAAATGGCCTTTGTGATCGGTATATCCGACCGCGCCACTGACTTCGACTCGGGCGTACTTCATCACCTCGACCAGTTCAGGTTCGCAGTCTTCTTGCGCATCACCCTGAGACGCCATGCCCTTGACTGTGCCGGTTACCGTCTCGAAGATGATACCGTTCTCTTCAAAGAGAATCTTCCCGGTAGCGGCATCAGCCACAAATAGCCATCGTTCCGGAAAATCGCTGAGTCCCCAGAATTGGATGGCGCGAGTCGGCTCATAATCGAAACTGTCGTGCCCGGCGAAGATCACCTCTGTCGGTTCGGTAAATTCGGTAAGGCTCGGGTGATCGATGAGGGCTTCACTCTTAGCCAGATCAAACTGATATGCACCTTTGTTGGCGGCGGTGAAATCGCCCAAATTCCTGATTGCTGACGATGCCAGCACGAGAGGGTAGTCAGCCCCGTTGCGAACCAGCAGCCTGAGATCAGACCTGAACACAGGCAGACCATCTCGATACTGTTTGTAATACACGAGAGTGAATTTGTAGTCACCAGTCAGTTCGTTATACATCACTCCGGTGGAATGATTGTCGTCCTTGAGCAGGCTTCCCGGAACAAGTTCCTCAGGCAGCGCACCGAGAACTGCGGAATGCTGTAGCCTAAATGATTCGGCAGTGGCTTCAGGGCTACTGCCGCTTCCAAATGAACGTCCATAGATGCGCGTAACACGATCATCGGTTTTATAGACCTTCAAATTCGGGTACTGCGCACTGAGAAGGCTAAACGCCTGTGTGCTTTCAGCAACAGACTTCTTGGCATAACCGTCAGTGGCAATGCCGAGAGCGAGTGTTGTGAGAAATGCGAGAAATACCACGATAGTGTAGCGTTTCACAATGATCTCCCTCCAGTTTGAAGCGTGATGGTTGAAATATCTATCCCAACTCTGGCAGGTGACTTCACCGGCCCTCCGTGATTCTTTGAGATCCGTTCTCCTTTCTCAGACTATGTTGCGTCAATTCATAATGTCGATCCAAGTCGTCGCATTCCATCTTTGAAAAAGAATGCTCAGCAATCAGCGCACGGCACCGGTCCTGAGGCAAAGATATAAGTTATCAAATACACCGCATCATCGATGTCGATGGCGCCCGTACAATCAGCATCACCCGCCTCGATCGGATCGGGGGCCGGTCCGCCGGCAAATATATAGGCTATCAAGAAAACGGCATCATCGATATCGACTTCGCCGGAACTGTCGGCATCGCCGCATACCCACTGCTGAGAGCTACATTCGAACGACAAGACGGAGAAGCCATCCAGCCCGGCTTCAACAATACTCTGCGGATCATCATCATTGGCCGTGAATCTAATCTTCATAGTCGAAGTCAAATCGACACCTGCCGCAATCAGCTCCGCCTCAGTGATTTCGTGATGGCGCCAGGTCAGGCCTCCATCTGTATCATGATTCGCGATTTCCGTCCAGGTTCCGATACCGCCCTCGCTATTGATCTCCACAAGCAGTTTATCGATTCCGCCTGCCACATTGGTCAGGAATAGGAAGTACTCATAGCTGATCAGTCCACCGTTGGACATATCAAACGTCGGTGATGTAAGCCTGACAGCGCCACCATCGACATCGGTATTTCCGGTTTGGTTCTGCGTGAGAAAACATCGCCCGCTGCCATCACCGTCGGTCACCGGATCATAATCCCAACCCGGATCGTTGACTGGTATCCCTCGCTGCCAATCGCCGCTGGTCGCCCCAAGATTCGAAGCAATCCATCCCTGATCAGTCTCGAAATTGTCGTCAATCGAAGCTATTACACTCGTGGCAATCCACGGAACATTCGGATCCGAGGGGGGAGGATCGTAGTACATACCGGAGTAAACGTCCTCTGCGCTGACATAGTATCCAATCTGCTCGTCACACGTGACTGCAGGCAGTTCCGCCTGGTACAGGTTCTCGAAAATCTGTGTCAGTGCGACGCTCGTGACCGGCGCGCCGTCGATTGAGTAATTCAACATCGCGGTTCCCGGTACAAGTTCTGCGCCGTTGACAGGATTGAGCTGTAAATCGAAGGGGGTTGTGACATCAGGCTCCAGATAGAATGGCACTCCAGCCGGATATGCGAATTCGATCCGGGGAGCCGTTACATCCTGCATGACGGCGTAGACCGTTGCCAGAGACGCCTTAACGAGCTTCGTCATGTAGTCAAAGTCCATATACGACGTGCTGTCCCGATAGGAGTGATACACAGTCGAGAAAATGTACTCATGCACGAACGTAACAGTGTATCCATTCTGGGCGAACGGGTAGTGGTCAGAACCGCCGGAACTTCCAGCCAAGACACCGCTTATGCCAACCAGCGAATCTGCCAGTTCCTGCCACAAGATCGAATAGCTGTTGTCGGAACCATAGAATAGATTCGCCTGTGTTGTGTTCTCGTAATGCGCAATCATATCCATATTGAGCATGTAGTCTATCGTGTCGCCGTTTGCAGCGGCGTTATCGGCATAATGGTAGGCCCCGAGCAAGCCCTGTTCTTCACCACTGAAGGTTATGAAGATAAACGTCATAGTAGGTTCAGAACCAGCCAGCACCCTCGCGATTTCGAGCGTCCCGGCTGTCCCCGAGCCGTTATCATCGGCGGCAGGAGAGCTCGACACCCCATCCCGGTGCCCACCAACCACGATATACCGATTGGGTCGCAGTGTGCCTACTTTGACAGCAATAGTGTTCTTGACAATAGTCGGACTGCCCGATATGCTGGTCGTGAACGAATCTGTATAGACAGAATCATAACCAAAGGACATGAACTTCTCTTTGGTCCATTCAGCAGCCGCGTAGCAGGAATCACTTCCGCTCAATCTTCTGTAATATGCCTGAAGCCTTTCAGTATAGGAAATCAGTGAGTCCTCTGAGACCAGGCCAATCAGCGAATCAAGATCCACACCGGCAGCGAGCAGAGCTTTGTCGAACCTCCGAGGCTCATTGTATTCTATTATCATGGGACGAATCGAAACCGGTGCCAGATCAATTTGGGTTTTCGACTGAGACAGCTCTGTGAATTTTGCTCGAAATATCCTGAGATTATCCTCTTCATATACGAGCGGATACATGCCGACATTCCCGAGGTCGAGGCGCGTATCTACGGCAAGCTCATCTTTGGTAATGTCCCGTTCGATAAGCTCAAACTGAGTCCCAGTTTCATCGAGGTCCCGTATTTTGTCCGATTCAACGAGTACAAGATAGCCGTTGGAGAGCCGCACCACAGGCTCAATGTCCAGGGCGGCAAGTCGCTCAGCGACGGCATGACTTGGGACGAGTACTCTGTAAAGGTCTGTTCCTAGGGCGTTGGCCGTTCCCAGAAGCAGAATCAGTGCAACCAGACTGAATCTTTTTGACATATCCATTCTCCTCACATGTTGTCAATCCAACAATCACGCCGGATCGCGATGCTCAGTCCTGCAACATCTCCCGTCGCAGGACTACCAGCCACAGCTTACGGACACGTAGAACAGGGTTCAGGTCCCTGAGCAAATATATAAGCGATCAGGAAAACCGCATCATCGATATCAACCGCACCTGAGCAGTCGGCATCTCCCGACTCAAGCGGGTCAGGCGGTGATCCACTCGCAAAAATGTACTGTATCAAATAAACCGCATCATCGATATCGATGGCTGTCGACCCATCCGCATCACCACAGATATATGTAATCTCGCACGTGTATGCCACGACCCCAAATGCATCGAGCCCAGCTTCGACAATCGAGCCGGCGCCAAGATCCGATGCGACAAATCGTACCTGCATGTTGGTCGTAGGCGTCACATACGCATTGACCCAGAATCCGCTCTCGTACCATCCACCGGAGGCCTCATCGACCGGGCCGACGATCTCGACATTGGTCCAGCTCCCACCGCCATCGCTTGACACATCGATGGTCATCTCATCAGCATATGGCGAGTCGCCCATATTATTGGAATACCACCTTGCATAGCTGATCCTGGCATTGATCCCCTCGAGATTCAGAATCGGAGAATAGAGGGTGGTCGAACCATCATCAACATCCGAATTTCCGTCCGTGTTATCGGTCACATAGCACATGCCGGAGCCATCATAATCGTTAGCGGGATCACCTCGATCACCGCCTCCGACAGGATCTCCCCGCTGCCACTGTCCATCAACAGCAGAACTCGATACAGTCCAGCCCTGGTTGGTCTGAAAGTTATCCTCGAAGAAGACATCCGATCCCGTAGCGACTACAGCAGAGAAAGAACTTGCCGGGGCGTCAGGAGGATCCGATACCGTTCCACCCTCGAGAGTCTCTGCCGTAACGTACCAACTGATGATACTTCCGCAATCGGTTGCCGGAAGCACGACCTCGTACTGATTCGGACTCACTTCGTCCATCACTCCGGGCAGGAAAAGCCCACCGTCGACGGAGATGAACATCGCACCTGTGCCCTGAATCGGTGTACCTGCAACTGCATTAACATTCACTGGAATCGTTTCAGTCTGATTCGGGTTCACAATCTCTGGCTGACCGCTGGGGTACTCAAATGACACATATGCCAGCGCAGGGCAATCCATGTTGTGCGCGCCGAAACCGGCACAAATTTCTTCGCGATGCGGAGTGCCGTTATCGATATTGGCATCATCATCATCGAGAGTTAGCCAATCGATAGTGATTTGAGGTGTAATCATGTTACCAGTGTGCAGCAGTATTGAGTTTATCGCAAGATTTGCGAGAGTATCCTGGTACTCGCCACCGGGATAGGTTACCATCAATTCATTACGTGTATCCCACACACAACCTGATAAGAGCTGTCCGCAATCATGAATTTCGCCGCCGCACGGATACTGCTTTGTATTGTTTGCATCTCTTAATGGTGTGGCACAATCGCCGAAGAATCCGAATCCTGTTCCGGATTCATCCGTAATCAACAACCCCATCACGTCGCCGAGGCCTTCGCCATATTGCCCCTGACCGCTCCCTGCCATATTCACCAGGTGATGCCCGTACTCATGATGTATCACTGTTGACCAGGCGGTATTGGGATAGCCACTTCCCGTAGCACAGAAATTCAGAGATTCATCGCCCGGATCGTACCAGGCATTCCCGGGACAGTATCCATCGTTGCGATTGACATACACGGGGAAGCCCGTCTGAGTCGAAACCGCGGGATAGAACGAATTGTGCTGCAGAGTCAGGTCGCGTACTACGTTAGATTGTATATAAGCATTGACCTGGGATCTGATATACTCAGTGTTTGAAGCATTGTGAGTGAAATTAGCAGGATCGGGAGGGGTGACAATTTGTGTCATGTCTTCCACACTTCCGAGATAATTGAAGATTGTGAAGAACTCTCCCGTCATAGGTGATTCGACTGTAACAGGGGATGCGAAGATCTCCTTGAACAGAAAATCACCGTAAATGTCAGTGTACTTCTGGGAAGCGCCTATGTTGACTTCAGCATACGGCATTGCCATAAGTATCTCATCTTCGCAATGCTCCGCACCGCTTCCCTCGGTCGCCAGTCCGCTCACATTTCCGGGCACATCCTCGAAGATGATCCGATCTTCTTGGTACAGGATTTCGCCGGTGCCGGCGTCGGCTACAAACAGCCATCTCTCGGAATTATCGTTAAATCCCTCAAATACGATGGCGTGAATCGGCTCAGAATTTATGTCGTCATAGCCCGCCCATATCACCTCTTTAGGTTCTGTGAATTCTGTCAAAGTCGGGTGCTCGATACTTACGATGTTCCTCGATGTCCCTATATTGATTCCAGACCGATTGGCGGCACTGAAATCACCCAGATCACGCAGTGCAGATGCTGCAAGAACGACAGGATAGCCCGGCTCATTGCGGACAAGTAACCTGACGTCGGCCCTGAAGACCGGCAGGCCGTCCCTGAACTGCGAGTAATAAACGAGAGTGAATTTCGATTCACCGGTCTGCGAGTTGTACATAACCGGCTGAGTGTGTCTACCGTCAGCAAGACGACTGACGGGCAGCAGGTCGCTCGCCTCGGCGCCCAGGACCGCCGAATAGGCAACTCTGAACTCCTCTGCGGCATCTTCAGGGCTGCTTCCGGAGCCAAATGCCCTGCCGTAGATCCGCGTAATTCTCCCCTCGTCACTTCTGTAAGCATTCACTGCAGGATAATCAGATTGCAGTAGCCTGAATGCCGCCTCAGCCCGGGCATTGCTCGCCGCGGATAGGTCGCTTAGGGCGCCGAGAAGCAGGACTGTGCATAGCAGGATGCCAATCATTGCGGCTGGCCTTGTTCGGACTCCGACGCCAGTAACATTCAGTAATTCCACTCTTCACTCTCCCATAGTTGGTCCCGGTTGCAGGACAGTTAACTGCACGGTTTATCAATCAATTGAGGTTATTTCCTGTAGGGCGACAACACCCTTGCTCATCAGTTGGGCACGGATCATTGCTGTAGCAAGAAAACGAAAGCTGATCCCGGCCAGCAATAGCCAGAAGCCACAGACACCTGCATATTTCGATGAATTGTAACTCAGTCTGGTTGGAGACTCTGTGTCGATGACGTCTGACCTTCGCTTATCAGTCGCGGGCAACGACCTGCAACAGGCGTGCAACAGTATTTCTTCGACTATCCATTTCTCTTGCAAAGTCATGAGTACTATTTCCCAGCAAAGGCTGGTAGTTTTGCGGGGCCAAGCACTCGAGATTGAAAGGCGCGTACAAATCACCGTCCGACGGGCAGTATACTACCGAGAATCAAACTCCAATGAAGAGTCAGTTAAGCTGCTTGCGAACAAGAGTTGCGTTATGCGTATGTCCTTTGCTCATGCACGGATGGGACAAAAGTCCGGTAAGAAAATTATAATGTGAGTGCTTGCCATCCGCTTGAACTAAGATCAATATAATCATTAATAGACCCACGTCAACAAATAGTTTGTCCACGCATGAAGCATGCGAGACTTGACGTTGCATGGTCGCAACAGTATCTGGGACAACCGGCTGCTGGGAACGTACGCGGAGAGCAATGGTCTCACCTTCCCGAAACTGTAGCGGCCTCTCTCATAACAGCTTACGATGAACTGGACAACAGAGACTCAACCTGCTGCATATCGCCGGGAAGTGCCGATTCAAACGTGACCAAAAGCCTCGATACCGGGTGCATGAACGACAGCTTGAACGCGTGGAGTGCCTGGCGATCTATGTTTTGCAGAATCTCCCTTGCCATTGCACGGTGTTGATCAAACATGCCCCGCAGCGCTTTTTCCCTGCCACCATAGTCGGGGTCCCCAATGACCGGATGGCCTGCGTGTGCCAGATGCACTCGTATTTGGTGGGTTCTGCCTGTAACGAGCTGTAGCTCGAGTTTCGCGGCGAATTCGTATTGCGCAATGACATCATATTTGGTAGTCGCAGGACGTGAACCGGAATCGGTCACCGCCATTCTCTTGCGATCCTTCCTGGACCTGCCGATCGGTGCCTCGATCGTACCATTCTCTTCCGGCATATGTCCCCAGATAAACGCAACATACCGGCGTTTTATCCTCCGTTCCTTCATCTCGTCTGCCAGGAATGCGAGCGACTTATCACTCTTCGCAACAACTATCAGGCCGGAAGTCTCCATATCGAGGCGATGAACCAGACCGGGGCGCAGTTTACCGGAGATGCCTTTGAAGTCCTTCACATGATGGAGAAGAGCATTGACGAGTGTGCCGTCCCAGTGCCCCGGTGCTGGATGCGACACCATTCCGACAGGCTTGTTCACTACGATGATTTCATCGTCCTCGAACACAACATCAAGCGGGATATTTTGCGCTACGAGGTGAAATTCCCTGAGTTCAGGAATGACTACATCAATTTCGTCACCTTCATGAGGTCTATATGATCCTCTCACATCGCACCCGTTGACCGTGACATGGCCTTCCGCAATCAGCTTCTGAATGTAGGTTCGGGAGATGTTTGGAAGCTTCGACTGGAGATAGTGGTCCACTCTGCGGAAGTCATCATCCGGCTCAACCAGGAAATTGTGCTGCTCCATGTATGACTCCTGCTATCGCGTTCGTACGCTGAAGCTCATCGATCGGGTTGACTCAGACGCGGAGTAATCGCTAATGCTACGGGCTTTCGGTGCCTGCTCCCCGCTCCAAGTCCGACTCAGGACTATTGCCATGCTGACGACTGAACACAAGAGACAGTATAATTATAGCCATGCCGACAGAAATAGCGGCATCGGCGACATTGAAAACCGGCCAGCGCGTCATGTACAGGCCTACGAAATCTATATCTGGAACATCAATGTCTGCAAAGTCTACGACCGTCCCGAGCCGGATGCGGTCTATCAGATTGCCTATAGCGCCGCTCAGTATGGCCGCCAGCGATAAATCCACCAGCCTGCTCGCACCCAATCCCCTCCAGAACACATAAACCACTACCGCAATCACGACGAATGAAGTAACGATGTGGAATGTATTCGATCCAACAGATACTCCAAACGCGCCCTTCGGATTGAGCACGTATGTCAAGCGAACAGTATCGCCGAATATCGAAAGTGATTCGCCGGGAACGAAATTTGACTGGATGAGATATTTGGTCAGGATATCAAGAAGAAGTAGCAGAAGAGAGACAGACAACAACAGAAGAATGTATCTATTGCTGCGCCGGTCGCGTGACAGTGCATCTGAGCCTAGACCCGTCAAGGTTGTCTCATTGTCTCTTCTTGGAATCGCTCTCTTCCTCCTCTTTACACTTGATACAAAAGCGCGCATGAGGAAGAGCGGTGAGCCGCGCCGTTCCTATCTCAGAATCGCACTTTATACACTTGCCATAGGTCTTGTCCTTAATGCGGCGCAACGCCTCATCAATGTGGTAGAGAAAACGCTGGCTCTTGGAGGCAAACATGAATGTCTTCTCCCTCTCCATAGCATCCGTCCCCTGATCCGCCATGTGATAGGAGTAGCTCGAGTGATCACCCGTAGCCTCCTTGGTTGTTGCATCCGCCACAGATCCTCGAAGGAGCCCCATTTCGTGAAGGACTTCCCTTCTTCTCTCCAGAAGAAGCTTTTCGTACTTCTTCATATCACGGGTGCGCATAAAACCTCCATGAACTATACCTTTTTCACTCGGATAACTGCGTGATGGCCATTAATGTTCCACTCTTGAATGAACCAATCTTGGCCACCTGTGAACGTAGGCTCGTAGACGAGCGAATCTGCAAGAGTCTCTCCTTTGATGTAATCAGCGCATCCCGAAGCTGACGAAACAACCGGCTGCGACGAATCATAAGTCACATTGATCCGGTCGACCACATCCAAGCCGTGTCCCTTCCTCATATTCTGAATCTTGTTGACCAGCTCGCGAGCGAAACCTTCTGAAATCAGATCGTCCGTCAAAGTTGTGCTAATCGCTACTACAATACCGGAATCTCTTTCGCTGGCATAACCATCGCGATCGACGGACTCTATCTCGATTTCGTCGGTTGTGAGAGTGATGTCATGCCCATTCAGCGAAAGCGCCAGTTTGCCCGTTTTCTGGAACTCGCTCAGTGAAGCATCGGATAGCGAACTGATAGCATCTTTGGCCCACCCGATCTTCTTGCCGAGTTTCGGCCCAAGCAGCTTGAAATTAGCCTTGGCTGTCAGCGATGTGACTTCTGAAGCATCATCGGAGAATACAACACTCTTGACATTCAACTCCTCAGCAATGATCGGCTTGAGGTTATCCAGATCATCAGCCGACAAATCATCCGGCAAAATCACCCTTAGTTCGGCAAGTGGCTGCCTGATCTTCAGATTAACCCTTGTCCTGGCCGCGCGAGCAAGATTCACTATCTTCTGAGCTGCGCCCATTCTCTTTTCGAGAGCGAGGTCAATCGCAGCTATATCCGCCACCGGGAAATCCTCCATATGGACACTCTGATTAGCATTCGGCTCGAGTTTAGCAACCAATTCACGGTACAGAAACTCTGTGAAGAATGGCATCACCGGGGCGGCCAGTTTTGACACAGTAACGAGACACTTGTGCAGCGTGGCATACGCGCGGTACTTGTCGGAATCACCCGCCGCCGCCCAGAATCTCCTCCTGCACCTGCGTACGTACCAGTTCGAGAGATCATCCACCACAAACGAGGCGATTGCACGCGTTGCGGGAGTCAGATCATAGCCTTCAAACCTGTCATTTACATCTTTGACGAGACTATTCAGCGCCGAGAGAATCCAGCGGTCGATCTCAAGAGCCGGTCCGGCCTTCTCTTCGAGAAATGTCAGCACAGGCTTCGAAGCATCCCCTCCCCGCTCGTACACCTTGTCGAGATTGGCGTACAGAGAGAAGAACGAATATGTGTTCTTCAACGTCTGCAGGAACTTCCGCTCCATTTCAGTCAGCGCAGCTTGATCGAAACGTGTCGGCAGCCACGGCTGCGAAGAGGCGAGCAGATACCAGCGAAGAGAATCTGCGCCGTTCTTGTCGAGGACTTCCCAAGGATCAACGATGTTGCCTTTCGATTTCGACATCTTCTGGCCTTCTTTATCGAGAATGAACCCGATAACGATCACATTCTTAAACGCTGTCGACTCTTTGAAGAGTGTCGCAATCGCAGTCAACGAGTAAAACCAACCGCGCGTCTGATCGGTCCCCTCGGAGATGAACTCAGCGGGAAACAGACTGCCGAAATTGCCATTGTTTTCGAATGGATAATGATGCTGAGCAAACGGCATAGCGCCGGAATCGAACCAGCAGTCGATCACCTCCGGAGTGCGTACCATCGTTCCGCCACACTTGCACGAAAACGTGACATCGTCAACGTACGGTCTGTGCAAATCGATGTCGTCCGGAACATCCGAGCCGTGCTCCTGCAATTCCTTTATCGAGCCGATCGAATCGAGTTCACCACACGAATCGCATACCCATATTGGCAAAGGAGTCCCCCAGTACCGTTCGCGGGAGAGTGCCCAGTCGACGTTGTTCTCCAGCCACTCGCCGAAACGTCCACTACCGATTTCCGACGGATACCAGTTTACCTGCCTGTTCGAACGTAAGAGGTCATCCTTGTGCTCGCTCGTTCTGATGTACCACGATTTCCTTGCATAGTACACGAGCGGTGTATCGCAGCGCCAACAGAAGGGGTAGTTGTGCACGTACTTCTCTTTCTTGAAGAGAATCTTCCGCTCTTTCAAATTCTTTATGATGTGAGGGTCGGCATCTTTAATGAACATTCCCGCCCAGTCGGTGACTTCGCTCTTGAATGTGCCGTTCGGCTCCACTGCCTGCAGAACCGGTAACCCGTACTTCTGGCCTACGGAGTAATCATCTGCGCCGAAAGCGGGCGCCATGTGGACTATGCCGGTGCCATCTTCAAGAGTCACGAAATCGGCGTTGGTTATGAAATACGCATTCTCAATCGAATCTTTGTAATAGTCGAAAAGCGGTTCGTACTTCTTGTGCTCCAGTTCAGAACCTTTCATCCGACCGACTACCTTGAACTCGTCGTTGATCACGCTGTTGGCGAGCGCCTCAGCAAGAATAAGA from Candidatus Zixiibacteriota bacterium harbors:
- the ileS gene encoding isoleucine--tRNA ligase, with amino-acid sequence MFDELRKDFSFPDLEKKILDFWATEDVFHRSHEMRKDAPPFVFFEGPPTANGRPGIHHVIGRAVKDAVCRYKQMKGFRVDRKAGWDTHGLPVEIEVEKALKLDSKAAVEEYGIGPFNKACRESVFKYLKEWDDLTLRIGYWLDLDKPYVTCDNSYIESVWYILSDFFKRGLIYQGHKILPFCPRCETGLSSHEVAQGYSEVADPSVFVKVKSADEDNLYYLVWTTTPWTLISNVALAVHSDADYIRIEYKGQDLILAEALANSVINDEFKVVGRMKGSELEHKKYEPLFDYYKDSIENAYFITNADFVTLEDGTGIVHMAPAFGADDYSVGQKYGLPVLQAVEPNGTFKSEVTDWAGMFIKDADPHIIKNLKERKILFKKEKYVHNYPFCWRCDTPLVYYARKSWYIRTSEHKDDLLRSNRQVNWYPSEIGSGRFGEWLENNVDWALSRERYWGTPLPIWVCDSCGELDSIGSIKELQEHGSDVPDDIDLHRPYVDDVTFSCKCGGTMVRTPEVIDCWFDSGAMPFAQHHYPFENNGNFGSLFPAEFISEGTDQTRGWFYSLTAIATLFKESTAFKNVIVIGFILDKEGQKMSKSKGNIVDPWEVLDKNGADSLRWYLLASSQPWLPTRFDQAALTEMERKFLQTLKNTYSFFSLYANLDKVYERGGDASKPVLTFLEEKAGPALEIDRWILSALNSLVKDVNDRFEGYDLTPATRAIASFVVDDLSNWYVRRCRRRFWAAAGDSDKYRAYATLHKCLVTVSKLAAPVMPFFTEFLYRELVAKLEPNANQSVHMEDFPVADIAAIDLALEKRMGAAQKIVNLARAARTRVNLKIRQPLAELRVILPDDLSADDLDNLKPIIAEELNVKSVVFSDDASEVTSLTAKANFKLLGPKLGKKIGWAKDAISSLSDASLSEFQKTGKLALSLNGHDITLTTDEIEIESVDRDGYASERDSGIVVAISTTLTDDLISEGFARELVNKIQNMRKGHGLDVVDRINVTYDSSQPVVSSASGCADYIKGETLADSLVYEPTFTGGQDWFIQEWNINGHHAVIRVKKV